A stretch of Alkalicella caledoniensis DNA encodes these proteins:
- a CDS encoding SagB/ThcOx family dehydrogenase: MKEIGKEFMELTMYRNLEESDQQKGMTQPPLEVEYLDGEVIKLPKETLKTNALLDEIIVQRKSLRKYADKPLTLEELSYLLWSTQGIKSKNEKVTMRTVPSAGARHPFHTFLLINNVEGLKQGIYRYNALSHTLVTYNLEENIAEKTVAACLGQPFVATAAVTFIWTVDIYRASYRYGQRAYRYVHLDAGHVCQNLYLAAEAIDSGVCAIAAYDDDTLNDLLALDGENEFAIYVGTVGKK; encoded by the coding sequence ATGAAAGAAATCGGTAAAGAATTTATGGAGTTGACCATGTACAGGAACTTGGAAGAGTCTGATCAACAAAAGGGTATGACTCAACCACCATTAGAAGTGGAGTACTTAGATGGCGAAGTTATTAAGCTCCCAAAGGAAACATTAAAGACCAATGCTTTACTAGATGAAATCATAGTCCAACGGAAGAGTCTGAGAAAATATGCTGATAAACCTTTAACTTTAGAGGAACTGTCATACTTACTATGGTCTACCCAAGGTATAAAATCTAAGAACGAAAAGGTAACCATGAGAACAGTGCCATCTGCTGGCGCTAGGCATCCATTCCATACTTTCCTACTTATCAATAACGTGGAAGGACTTAAACAAGGAATATATAGGTATAACGCCCTTTCACACACATTGGTGACATATAATCTAGAAGAGAACATTGCAGAAAAAACAGTTGCTGCATGTTTAGGGCAACCCTTTGTAGCAACAGCTGCAGTCACTTTTATTTGGACAGTGGATATTTATAGAGCTAGTTATAGATACGGCCAGAGAGCATACCGCTATGTGCACCTAGATGCAGGGCATGTGTGCCAAAATCTATATTTAGCAGCAGAAGCAATAGATAGTGGTGTATGTGCTATTGCAGCATACGACGACGATACTTTAAATGATTTACTTGCATTAGACGGAGAAAATGAATTTGCAATATATGTAGGAACAGTGGGGAAAAAATAA
- a CDS encoding DUF2161 domain-containing phosphodiesterase — protein MFKETDLYLPIKAFLEGKGYTVKSEIKGCDIVASIDDDLVVIELKKGFTLDLVLQGVERKSITDYVYLAIPRPKSIKGNRWRKIVKLCRMLSLGLIIVAFKDTETFVEVAVEPGKYTPQINKKKQANVSKEFNGRITDFNLGGSTKTPILTAYKENALIISLFLKERGPTQLKDIKAETGIEKAGQILGSNVYNWYKRVKTGVYDITDKGIEGLVAYDHAMEYLKKGSIKQEVEK, from the coding sequence ATGTTTAAAGAAACAGACTTATACTTACCTATTAAGGCTTTTCTAGAGGGAAAAGGATATACAGTCAAGTCAGAAATAAAAGGCTGCGACATTGTGGCAAGTATAGATGATGATCTCGTTGTCATTGAGCTAAAGAAAGGTTTTACATTGGATTTGGTACTACAGGGTGTAGAACGAAAAAGCATAACAGACTATGTTTACTTGGCTATACCTAGACCGAAAAGCATAAAGGGTAATAGATGGAGGAAAATAGTAAAGCTCTGTAGAATGCTAAGTCTAGGATTGATTATTGTGGCTTTTAAGGACACCGAAACTTTTGTGGAAGTGGCAGTTGAACCAGGGAAATACACACCACAAATTAACAAGAAAAAGCAAGCAAATGTAAGTAAAGAGTTCAATGGTAGGATTACAGATTTTAACCTTGGTGGTAGTACAAAAACCCCTATACTAACAGCCTATAAAGAAAATGCACTTATCATTTCTTTATTTCTCAAAGAGCGAGGTCCAACACAACTAAAGGATATAAAAGCGGAAACAGGTATAGAAAAAGCGGGACAAATCCTTGGAAGCAATGTATATAACTGGTATAAAAGGGTCAAAACAGGTGTATATGACATAACTGATAAGGGCATAGAAGGCTTAGTAGCGTATGATCATGCCATGGAGTATTTGAAAAAGGGCAGCATTAAGCAAGAGGTGGAGAAATGA
- a CDS encoding ABC-F family ATP-binding cassette domain-containing protein, protein MTMLTIENVSKGYIDKPLFKDISLSIKENDKLGLIGPNGSGKSTLVGIISGTVVPDTGKRSVGKEIKVYYLQQDPEFDQEGTIIREVFRGEEDVLKALYTYQQLLEQLDLEPSNQSVINEISRMNIKLDNLKAWDIESSAKSILSQLGLENLSVRVSQLSGGERKRVALARALITPCDLLILDEPTNHLDTGSITYLEDFLIKRKGALLLITHDRYFLDRVVNQIIEIDRTSLYTYKGNYSQFLELKTLREEDIAGSERKHRSLLRKELAWIRQGAKARSTKQKFRKERYEELKEKELTKAKSTLEIDIASQRLGRKVIEFDNVSKSFDDRKLIRDFTYTVVPGDRIGIIGKNGTGKSTLLNMITGHAVPDSGEVVIGETVKIGYYDQESTVLDDELRVIEYIKNIRMNITTQSGETISAGQMLEKFLFPSHLQWTYIKRLSGGEKRRLYLLGILMEEPNVLLLDEPTNDLDIDTLTILEDFLEDFGGAVIIVSHDRYFLDKCADHLFCFEDGGVIKRYVGSFSEYIEEHPHQIIKGKVKEPQRAPQKQKEKAKAKFSYKEQKEYDEIQGIMEDLESQIEHTQAEISQCGSDYVKLQELQEKIDELQTQLDQKMERWMELEEMNEMFKDLKS, encoded by the coding sequence ATGACCATGTTAACTATTGAAAATGTAAGCAAAGGCTATATAGACAAGCCCTTATTCAAAGATATAAGCTTAAGCATCAAGGAAAATGACAAGTTGGGCCTCATTGGCCCCAATGGCTCTGGGAAATCAACCTTAGTGGGGATTATCTCAGGTACTGTCGTTCCTGACACAGGAAAAAGAAGTGTAGGTAAAGAGATAAAGGTATACTACCTACAACAAGACCCTGAATTTGACCAAGAAGGAACTATAATAAGGGAAGTATTCCGAGGTGAGGAAGATGTTCTTAAGGCCCTATATACTTATCAGCAGCTCCTAGAACAACTAGATCTAGAGCCAAGCAACCAATCTGTGATTAATGAAATAAGTAGGATGAATATAAAACTAGATAACCTTAAGGCTTGGGATATAGAAAGTAGTGCAAAATCTATTCTAAGCCAGCTAGGGTTAGAGAACCTATCTGTCAGGGTTTCTCAGTTATCTGGTGGTGAAAGAAAAAGGGTTGCATTGGCTAGAGCACTAATTACACCCTGTGATCTGCTAATACTGGATGAGCCCACTAACCATTTGGACACGGGATCTATCACCTACCTGGAGGATTTTTTAATTAAGAGAAAAGGGGCACTACTACTTATCACCCATGATAGATATTTTCTAGATAGGGTTGTCAATCAGATTATAGAGATAGATAGAACTTCTTTGTATACCTATAAGGGCAACTACTCTCAATTCCTAGAATTAAAGACCTTGCGGGAAGAAGATATCGCAGGGTCAGAACGTAAGCATAGGAGTCTACTGAGAAAAGAACTGGCATGGATTAGGCAGGGAGCTAAGGCCCGCTCCACAAAGCAAAAGTTTAGAAAAGAACGCTATGAAGAACTAAAGGAAAAAGAACTGACAAAGGCTAAAAGCACCTTAGAAATTGATATAGCCAGTCAAAGGCTAGGTAGGAAAGTAATAGAGTTTGATAATGTAAGCAAATCCTTTGATGATAGGAAACTAATACGTGACTTTACTTATACTGTAGTTCCAGGAGACCGCATAGGTATCATAGGAAAAAATGGTACAGGGAAATCTACACTTTTGAATATGATAACTGGGCATGCAGTGCCTGATAGTGGTGAAGTGGTTATAGGTGAAACTGTTAAAATAGGTTACTATGATCAAGAAAGCACCGTTCTTGATGATGAACTTAGGGTAATAGAATATATTAAAAATATCCGCATGAACATAACCACCCAAAGTGGTGAAACCATTTCAGCAGGTCAGATGCTAGAAAAGTTTTTATTTCCAAGCCATTTACAGTGGACATATATAAAAAGATTATCAGGTGGAGAAAAACGTAGGCTCTATCTTTTAGGGATTCTCATGGAAGAGCCTAATGTATTATTACTAGATGAACCCACAAATGATTTAGACATAGATACTTTAACCATACTAGAGGATTTCCTAGAGGACTTTGGTGGAGCTGTTATCATAGTTTCCCATGACAGGTATTTCTTAGATAAGTGTGCCGACCACCTTTTCTGTTTTGAAGATGGTGGGGTGATTAAAAGATATGTTGGTAGCTTTTCTGAGTATATTGAAGAACATCCCCATCAGATTATAAAGGGAAAAGTAAAAGAGCCCCAGAGGGCTCCCCAAAAGCAAAAAGAGAAAGCAAAAGCTAAGTTTAGCTATAAAGAACAAAAGGAATATGACGAGATACAAGGGATTATGGAAGATCTGGAATCTCAAATAGAACACACACAAGCTGAAATAAGCCAGTGTGGTAGTGATTATGTAAAGCTTCAAGAACTTCAGGAGAAGATAGATGAGCTGCAGACCCAGTTAGACCAGAAGATGGAAAGATGGATGGAACTTGAGGAAATGAATGAAATGTTTAAAGACCTAAAAAGCTAA
- a CDS encoding threonine/serine exporter family protein produces MFESFIFAFLATLGYSIVFNVPKRFIPLAALGGALGWMGYIGFGLNYEAPVTAAFIGATIVGIWGEVLSVKVKDIVTVFIIPGIVPLVPGAGMYFTMLAVIEKDFELAATTGSESLFVAGAIASALILVSSISRLFRGRKIME; encoded by the coding sequence TTGTTTGAGAGTTTCATATTCGCTTTTTTAGCAACCTTAGGATATTCCATTGTGTTCAACGTGCCTAAACGATTTATCCCCCTAGCTGCATTAGGTGGTGCCCTTGGTTGGATGGGTTATATAGGTTTTGGACTAAATTATGAAGCCCCTGTGACTGCCGCTTTTATTGGTGCAACAATCGTTGGTATTTGGGGCGAGGTTTTATCTGTTAAGGTAAAAGATATCGTAACAGTATTTATAATCCCTGGCATAGTACCTCTAGTGCCAGGTGCAGGTATGTACTTTACAATGCTTGCAGTTATAGAAAAGGACTTTGAATTAGCTGCCACAACAGGGAGCGAATCCCTCTTTGTTGCAGGAGCCATAGCCAGTGCACTTATACTAGTTTCCTCTATATCTCGACTTTTTAGGGGAAGGAAGATCATGGAGTAG
- a CDS encoding GntR family transcriptional regulator: MDILISTTGSKPIYVQIAEQIQRQILTGELKEGSLLPSIRVLAKELHISVMTSKTAYQELEIQGLIHSVQGKGFYVSPQNTETLEDKKSDLIAGKLEELAEEAKALGIELEQLVKILKRVY, encoded by the coding sequence TTGGATATTCTTATTAGCACAACAGGTTCAAAACCTATATATGTACAGATAGCTGAGCAGATACAGAGGCAGATTTTGACTGGAGAATTAAAGGAAGGTTCATTGTTACCATCCATAAGAGTCTTAGCAAAGGAACTACATATAAGTGTAATGACTAGCAAGACTGCCTATCAGGAACTAGAAATACAAGGACTTATTCACTCAGTACAAGGTAAGGGATTTTATGTTTCTCCCCAAAATACGGAAACATTAGAGGATAAGAAGAGCGATTTAATTGCAGGCAAACTTGAGGAATTGGCTGAAGAAGCTAAGGCACTGGGGATAGAGTTAGAACAACTAGTTAAGATTCTAAAAAGGGTTTATTAA
- a CDS encoding LysM peptidoglycan-binding domain-containing protein, with protein MKGLTIAQKHKGNIPRPPKKCSGYYHNVRQGESLFIIAKKEKVTLKSLIESNPQITDPDMIFEDQVICIPKSDDKNNKDFCVLPLMPTPEATMATGIAFVKKDTKELLLVASNLPNPSVLFPDANTYTAYLLDEATGNVERFNLEQIDSQWVGQKTNKPLRHYNFVIVAPNISSGSLILGEPIVLEGNLEQCCR; from the coding sequence ATGAAAGGCTTGACAATAGCCCAAAAACATAAAGGGAATATTCCTAGGCCACCTAAAAAATGTAGTGGCTACTATCATAATGTGCGTCAAGGAGAAAGCTTATTTATAATTGCCAAAAAGGAGAAAGTTACTTTAAAAAGTCTAATTGAATCTAATCCACAAATTACAGATCCGGATATGATATTCGAAGATCAAGTGATATGTATACCTAAGTCAGATGACAAAAACAATAAAGATTTTTGTGTGCTACCACTTATGCCAACCCCTGAGGCTACCATGGCTACAGGGATAGCATTTGTTAAGAAAGATACTAAGGAGCTATTACTTGTAGCAAGTAATTTGCCAAACCCCAGTGTGTTATTTCCAGACGCCAATACTTATACGGCATATCTCCTAGATGAAGCAACAGGAAATGTGGAAAGGTTTAATTTAGAGCAGATTGATAGTCAGTGGGTAGGGCAGAAGACCAATAAACCTTTAAGGCATTATAACTTTGTTATAGTAGCACCTAACATATCATCTGGAAGCCTAATACTAGGTGAACCCATTGTACTAGAAGGAAATTTAGAACAATGCTGTAGGTAA
- a CDS encoding IS1182 family transposase: MSFIQGTDRKQKTMFPDCIEDYIGEDNPVRVIDEYVKLVNMSAFTKSKEHRRGAPGYHPSVLLKLYLYGYVNGIRSSRKLETESHRNIEVVWLLQKLKPDFKTIADFRKENKTQLKQVFKDFTKLCKDLKLLGEEFIAIDGTKIQANNSKKNNFSKKKIQRHKQYIEDKVNSYLDLLESSDKDDSPKLKYTPEEIQQKIEKLKERKIKFEELEKKLQDSECNEVSTVDEDARLMDNKNNGVTVAYNIQTAVDSKHGIIVAYDVTNNPADQGNLNSLAEKAKDIFGKRKLEVAADKGYYQADDLMKCERNETTVYLPKQSYSNATGDKDFYGDKFTYVPEKDLYICPLGHELRRINHKSKEPKRIKYRNYDACKNCESKSKCTTAAKGRIINRSPNQDFLDTIDARTEANMDKYLQRQMIVEHPYGTIKRTMNAGYFLTRGMDSVTTETALVLLAYNFKRVINIIGVKELLRILVALRPTLSLYFYMFKSYCTKRQEIYG; this comes from the coding sequence ATGTCATTTATACAAGGTACAGATAGAAAGCAAAAAACAATGTTTCCTGACTGCATAGAAGATTACATAGGTGAGGATAATCCCGTTAGGGTAATTGATGAATACGTAAAACTGGTCAATATGAGTGCATTCACTAAATCAAAGGAACACCGCAGAGGTGCACCAGGATATCATCCCTCTGTTTTATTGAAGTTATATCTATATGGGTATGTAAATGGCATAAGATCATCTAGAAAGCTAGAAACAGAATCTCACAGGAATATAGAAGTGGTTTGGCTATTACAAAAACTAAAACCTGATTTTAAAACAATAGCTGATTTCAGGAAAGAAAATAAAACTCAGCTAAAACAAGTTTTCAAGGATTTTACTAAGTTGTGTAAGGATCTCAAACTATTAGGCGAGGAATTCATAGCAATAGATGGGACTAAAATTCAAGCTAATAATTCAAAGAAGAATAATTTCTCAAAGAAAAAAATACAAAGACACAAACAATATATCGAAGATAAGGTTAATTCCTATCTAGATTTGTTAGAAAGCAGTGACAAAGACGATTCACCTAAACTTAAGTATACACCTGAAGAAATTCAGCAAAAAATTGAAAAACTCAAGGAGCGTAAAATTAAATTTGAAGAGTTGGAAAAAAAACTACAGGATAGCGAATGTAATGAAGTATCTACAGTTGACGAAGATGCTAGGCTTATGGACAACAAAAACAATGGTGTTACTGTAGCATATAACATACAAACAGCTGTAGACTCTAAGCATGGTATTATAGTCGCATATGATGTTACAAACAATCCCGCAGATCAAGGTAACCTAAATTCACTTGCAGAAAAGGCTAAAGATATATTTGGAAAAAGGAAACTTGAAGTAGCGGCAGATAAAGGCTATTACCAAGCAGACGACCTCATGAAATGTGAGAGAAACGAAACAACAGTCTATTTGCCAAAACAGTCGTATTCTAACGCCACAGGAGACAAAGATTTCTACGGAGATAAATTTACTTATGTGCCTGAAAAAGACTTATATATTTGTCCTTTGGGCCATGAATTACGCAGAATAAACCACAAATCAAAAGAACCAAAAAGAATAAAATATAGAAACTACGATGCCTGTAAAAACTGTGAATCAAAAAGCAAATGCACCACTGCAGCCAAAGGCAGGATAATAAATCGGTCACCTAACCAAGATTTTTTGGATACTATAGATGCTAGAACAGAAGCAAATATGGACAAATACCTACAAAGGCAGATGATTGTTGAGCATCCTTATGGAACCATCAAAAGGACAATGAATGCTGGGTATTTTTTAACAAGAGGGATGGATTCTGTAACTACAGAGACAGCCCTAGTTTTGCTAGCCTATAATTTTAAAAGAGTAATAAATATTATAGGAGTGAAAGAACTACTAAGGATATTAGTAGCTCTTAGACCCACTTTATCATTGTATTTTTATATGTTTAAGTCATATTGCACCAAAAGACAGGAAATTTACGGCTAA
- a CDS encoding threonine/serine exporter family protein — MSHLFTTKNAIIVALYAGEIMLKNGAETYRVEETMCYILNSLGVSHADSFVIPTGIVLSCDSLEDNNPYSVVKRVRNRGLNLQKISDVNNFSRKMVAGEIPFDHAMETLRKIDKKQDYNKILKGLSASLLAASFSMLLGGTIRDFIPAFVTSLFVQITVLNLHKKSFSFFLNNIAGGFVAAVAAMLFYETGWGNSVDKTIIGSIMTLVPGVAITNAIRDSISGDLVSGTARAAEAMLVAIAIAAGVGIALKFWIDII; from the coding sequence ATGAGCCATCTGTTCACAACAAAAAACGCAATTATCGTAGCCCTTTATGCAGGTGAAATTATGCTTAAAAATGGTGCAGAGACATATCGAGTTGAAGAAACCATGTGTTATATTCTTAACTCGTTAGGTGTCTCCCATGCTGACAGTTTTGTAATACCAACTGGTATAGTACTGTCCTGCGATAGTCTAGAGGATAACAATCCCTATTCTGTTGTAAAGAGAGTTAGGAATAGAGGGCTAAATCTACAGAAAATATCTGATGTCAATAACTTTTCAAGGAAAATGGTTGCTGGTGAAATTCCCTTTGACCATGCCATGGAGACATTAAGAAAAATAGATAAAAAACAGGATTATAATAAAATATTAAAAGGTCTATCGGCAAGCCTATTGGCAGCTTCTTTTTCAATGTTGTTAGGTGGTACTATCAGAGATTTCATTCCAGCATTCGTAACTAGTCTTTTTGTACAGATTACCGTATTGAATCTGCATAAAAAAAGTTTTTCTTTCTTTTTAAACAATATAGCCGGTGGCTTTGTTGCAGCAGTTGCAGCCATGCTCTTTTATGAAACTGGGTGGGGGAATAGTGTCGATAAGACTATAATTGGCTCTATTATGACATTGGTTCCTGGTGTAGCCATTACAAACGCCATAAGAGACTCCATATCAGGAGACCTTGTTTCAGGAACTGCTAGGGCTGCTGAAGCTATGCTCGTTGCCATTGCCATTGCCGCAGGTGTTGGTATAGCACTTAAATTCTGGATAGATATAATATAG
- a CDS encoding histidinol-phosphatase HisJ family protein, translated as MYYDYHIHSSFSEDCSVDMEIIVKKAIELGIKEICFTDHIDYDMTLEGIPEEIFDPVEYTKEINRLKGIYSGQISIKKGVEIGLQPHIKQKCMDFVAKNDFDFAICSMHTADKLDIYHGHFFEGKTPKQAYAMYFEELYNSIENNPYYSVLGHYDLLKRHVKHDADKIMKENFDIIEATFKRVIEDGKGIEINASGFKYNLGHTLPTKDFLLLYKELGGEIITTGSDSHGTGYLADHFDYVYHMLKETGFRYITTFDKMKPQFVKI; from the coding sequence ATGTATTACGATTATCATATTCATAGTAGTTTCTCTGAGGATTGCAGTGTAGATATGGAAATTATAGTTAAAAAAGCTATAGAGCTAGGGATAAAGGAAATATGCTTTACTGACCATATAGACTATGACATGACCCTTGAAGGAATTCCTGAAGAGATATTTGATCCAGTGGAATACACCAAAGAAATCAACAGATTAAAGGGAATATATTCAGGTCAAATCAGTATAAAAAAAGGTGTGGAAATAGGTCTTCAGCCACATATTAAACAAAAGTGTATGGACTTTGTTGCAAAGAACGATTTTGATTTTGCCATTTGTTCTATGCATACTGCAGATAAGCTAGATATTTACCACGGTCACTTTTTTGAAGGAAAAACTCCAAAACAGGCCTATGCAATGTATTTTGAGGAGTTATACAATTCCATTGAAAACAACCCGTATTACAGTGTTCTAGGACACTACGACTTACTTAAGAGGCATGTAAAACATGATGCAGATAAAATTATGAAGGAAAACTTCGATATCATAGAAGCCACCTTTAAAAGAGTTATCGAAGACGGAAAAGGTATAGAAATCAATGCATCTGGCTTTAAATATAACCTAGGCCACACTTTACCCACTAAAGATTTTTTACTACTTTACAAAGAACTAGGTGGAGAAATAATTACTACAGGCTCCGACTCCCATGGTACTGGCTATCTAGCAGACCATTTTGATTACGTATACCATATGTTAAAGGAAACTGGCTTTAGGTATATAACCACATTTGATAAAATGAAACCACAGTTTGTAAAAATTTAA
- a CDS encoding DUF368 domain-containing protein, with product MKKTISLILRGIPIGISLTLPGVSGGTIALVLGIYDRLIHAIKKVNLWFLIPIFLGGVIGVWAGSGFITYFLETYESPTIAFLLGLVLFSVKVTVKEAGRYNYKGLVAIAVGIIVAVILWNASKDDVARGTVTNLQLFFAGFISSIAMILPGVSGATLLIMLGLYGGVLEAVQHFNIIVLIMYGSGAVLGLFSFSWILSYLLNNYRAVTMMTLTGLIIGSARAVVPQSIGIFELIAFALGGSLIMVLSNEKVREILRKLAS from the coding sequence ATGAAAAAGACTATTAGTTTAATACTTAGGGGGATACCCATAGGTATATCTTTAACATTACCAGGGGTAAGCGGTGGAACCATCGCCCTTGTTTTAGGCATCTACGATAGATTGATTCATGCCATAAAGAAGGTAAACCTATGGTTTTTGATACCTATTTTTCTAGGTGGAGTTATAGGGGTGTGGGCTGGTTCAGGATTTATCACTTATTTTCTTGAGACATATGAGAGCCCTACCATAGCTTTTCTACTAGGGTTAGTACTTTTTTCAGTAAAGGTCACCGTAAAAGAAGCTGGGCGTTACAATTATAAGGGGCTTGTTGCCATAGCTGTGGGCATAATTGTTGCAGTTATACTGTGGAATGCATCAAAAGATGATGTGGCTAGGGGTACAGTAACTAACCTACAACTATTTTTTGCGGGATTTATAAGCAGTATTGCAATGATTTTACCAGGTGTAAGTGGAGCCACCTTATTAATTATGCTTGGGTTATATGGTGGTGTTCTTGAAGCAGTGCAGCATTTTAATATAATTGTACTTATAATGTACGGTTCAGGAGCAGTGCTAGGTTTGTTTTCTTTTTCTTGGATTCTTTCATACCTACTTAATAACTACAGAGCCGTAACTATGATGACATTAACTGGACTTATTATAGGCTCTGCAAGGGCTGTAGTGCCTCAAAGTATTGGTATATTTGAGCTAATAGCCTTTGCCTTAGGTGGGTCACTGATAATGGTATTATCAAATGAGAAAGTAAGAGAAATACTTCGTAAGCTAGCAAGTTAA
- a CDS encoding ABC transporter ATP-binding protein: MENVLEIKDLSKKIKDFALDKVSFNLEKGYVMGLVGPNGSGKTTTIRLIMNLLHKDNGYIKIFGMDNTKNERDIKQRIGFVYDENIYPVAMKLEKVAKLVAPLYTNWNQKLFEEYIERFGLDLGKNIGDLSKGMTSKFAVAMAISHKPEFLIMDEPTSGLDPISRREILEIIQELMDDGNTSVLFSTHITSDLEKIADYVTFMDNGKIFESDSYANIAKRYRVVKGNTQILEKYKNEIIGYKGGQFGSEGLSGNWGGFEKMDGIMLQIPSIEDIMFYASRR, from the coding sequence TTGGAAAATGTTTTGGAAATTAAAGATCTGAGTAAAAAAATAAAGGATTTCGCATTAGATAAAGTGAGCTTTAATTTAGAAAAGGGATATGTTATGGGCTTAGTGGGTCCAAACGGTTCAGGGAAAACAACCACAATTAGGTTAATCATGAATTTGCTACACAAAGATAATGGGTATATCAAGATATTTGGTATGGATAACACCAAAAATGAAAGAGATATAAAACAACGAATTGGTTTTGTATATGATGAAAATATATACCCAGTGGCAATGAAGCTTGAGAAAGTTGCTAAGTTAGTGGCTCCTTTATATACTAATTGGAATCAAAAGCTATTCGAGGAATATATAGAGAGATTTGGACTAGATTTAGGAAAGAATATTGGAGACCTATCGAAGGGTATGACATCTAAATTTGCCGTAGCCATGGCAATTTCTCATAAGCCAGAATTTCTCATTATGGATGAACCAACATCAGGGCTTGACCCAATATCTCGTAGGGAAATATTAGAAATAATTCAAGAGTTAATGGACGATGGAAATACCTCGGTTCTATTTTCAACACATATAACATCAGACCTTGAAAAAATAGCTGATTATGTAACATTTATGGATAATGGCAAAATATTTGAGTCAGATTCATATGCAAATATAGCTAAAAGGTATCGAGTGGTAAAGGGCAATACTCAAATACTAGAAAAATATAAAAATGAAATTATAGGTTATAAGGGTGGTCAGTTTGGTTCAGAGGGGTTGAGTGGAAATTGGGGTGGATTTGAAAAGATGGATGGTATCATGTTACAGATTCCTAGTATAGAGGATATAATGTTTTATGCTTCAAGGCGGTAG